A window of candidate division KSB1 bacterium contains these coding sequences:
- a CDS encoding DUF2281 domain-containing protein, which produces MEAYKYIVKKKGEITMPDIPDIKSSKAKAIILQIKDDDFSEIVNVSESSIDFWDNQEDEVWNEL; this is translated from the coding sequence ATGGAAGCCTATAAATATATAGTGAAGAAAAAAGGGGAAATTACTATGCCTGATATTCCGGATATTAAATCATCCAAAGCTAAAGCAATTATACTACAGATAAAGGATGATGATTTTTCTGAAATCGTGAATGTATCAGAATCCTCAATAGATTTTTGGGACAATCAAGAAGATGAGGTATGGAATGAATTATAA
- a CDS encoding AI-2E family transporter, whose amino-acid sequence MMTLKKPYLGNTLIQMAAFIVVVAGLQAAGTLIVRFLLAIFISLIFGPIFFGLRRKKVPTVLAIFIVLIIILAFFILVGTLVGTSLASFTNDWPSYQKNLMKLINDLINWLNDQGLNIPAGTVRDMLNPGIILGMIGNIFTSLTSMFSDTLLILITIIFLLLEASSLPAKISKIWGQNSKANEDIEDFNKNIQRYMLLKSLVSLATGIIVTLSLLLIGVDYPLLWGLIAFLFNYVPTIGSILASFPPVILALVQLGWLHALITALIYLAINTVIGNFIDPRLLGKGLGLSPLIVFISVIFWGWVLGPIGFLLSVPLTMFVKLFLESREDTRWIAVLLGNLGGKKKSV is encoded by the coding sequence ATGATGACTCTAAAAAAACCATATCTTGGCAATACGCTGATACAGATGGCTGCGTTTATTGTGGTCGTGGCCGGATTGCAGGCTGCCGGCACGTTAATCGTACGCTTTTTGCTGGCTATTTTCATCTCGTTGATTTTTGGGCCCATCTTTTTTGGATTGCGGCGAAAAAAAGTTCCGACTGTATTAGCGATTTTTATCGTTTTGATCATCATCCTCGCTTTTTTCATTCTTGTCGGGACGCTTGTCGGGACGTCTCTGGCCAGTTTTACCAACGACTGGCCGTCTTATCAGAAAAACTTGATGAAACTGATTAATGATCTGATAAACTGGCTGAATGACCAGGGGCTGAATATCCCTGCCGGCACAGTCCGTGATATGCTGAATCCCGGCATCATACTGGGCATGATTGGCAATATTTTTACAAGTCTGACCAGTATGTTCAGTGACACACTGCTGATTCTCATTACGATTATATTTTTATTACTGGAAGCATCCAGTCTGCCGGCCAAAATTTCCAAGATCTGGGGGCAGAACTCTAAAGCAAATGAAGACATTGAGGACTTTAATAAAAATATTCAGCGCTATATGCTGTTAAAATCCCTGGTGAGTCTGGCAACAGGGATTATTGTTACTCTATCGCTTTTGCTCATCGGTGTGGATTACCCGCTGCTGTGGGGATTGATCGCGTTTTTATTCAATTATGTTCCTACTATCGGATCGATCCTGGCCTCTTTTCCGCCGGTTATTCTGGCGCTGGTTCAGCTGGGCTGGCTGCATGCTCTGATTACGGCTCTTATTTATCTGGCCATCAATACGGTGATCGGTAATTTTATTGATCCGCGTCTGCTGGGAAAAGGCCTGGGGCTTTCTCCTTTGATAGTTTTCATTTCAGTTATTTTCTGGGGCTGGGTTCTGGGACCCATTGGATTCCTGCTTTCCGTTCCTTTGACCATGTTTGTCAAATTGTTTCTGGAAAGCCGGGAAGATACCCGCTGGATCGCTGTGCTGCTCGGCAATCTCGGCGGCAAAAAAAAATCTGTCTGA
- a CDS encoding ribose-phosphate diphosphokinase produces the protein MLRDLKLFYGNSNPQLAKEICAHLNVKRGDMKIRKFSNDNIKVKIEENIRNDDVFIIQTAALPTNEHLIELLVIIDALKYASAGRITAVLPNYFYARSDKKDEPRISITARLIATLLEAAGADRILTMKLHSPQIMGFPRIPIDQLLATPILLDHYAKKDLSHAVVAAPDVNSAKSSRMIARRLNLPMVVLDKERLGDREKVAMRNIIGDVDGKDVLIIDDEVLSGGSLYEAAMILRKNGARKIWAGCTHGFFTKEALSLLESSPLEELVTTNTLPQDKNSRHEKLHVLSVGKMFADGITAIHNGESVGELFKDK, from the coding sequence ATGCTTAGGGATCTTAAGCTTTTTTACGGCAACAGCAACCCGCAGCTGGCAAAAGAGATTTGCGCGCATTTAAATGTCAAGCGCGGAGATATGAAAATCCGTAAATTCAGCAATGATAACATCAAGGTGAAAATTGAAGAAAACATCCGCAATGATGATGTTTTTATCATTCAGACCGCGGCGCTTCCGACCAATGAGCATCTAATTGAGCTATTGGTGATTATCGATGCTTTAAAGTATGCCTCGGCAGGCCGTATTACTGCCGTTCTGCCGAATTATTTTTATGCGCGTTCAGACAAGAAAGATGAACCGCGTATTTCCATCACGGCCCGATTAATTGCTACCCTGCTGGAAGCTGCCGGCGCCGACCGGATTTTGACCATGAAACTGCATTCTCCGCAGATTATGGGATTTCCCCGTATTCCCATTGACCAACTATTGGCCACACCGATTCTCCTGGACCATTATGCAAAAAAGGATCTGTCCCATGCCGTGGTGGCCGCTCCCGATGTCAACAGTGCAAAAAGCTCACGCATGATAGCCCGGCGCCTAAATCTGCCGATGGTGGTTCTTGATAAGGAGCGTTTGGGAGACCGGGAAAAAGTGGCCATGCGCAATATCATCGGTGATGTGGATGGCAAAGATGTATTGATTATTGATGATGAGGTACTATCCGGCGGTTCTTTATACGAAGCCGCGATGATTCTGAGGAAAAACGGCGCCCGCAAGATCTGGGCCGGCTGCACCCATGGATTTTTTACAAAAGAAGCGCTGAGCTTGCTGGAATCTTCGCCGCTTGAAGAGCTGGTCACCACCAATACACTGCCGCAGGACAAGAACAGTCGGCATGAAAAATTGCACGTACTCTCTGTGGGAAAAATGTTCGCGGATGGCATAACCGCCATTCATAACGGTGAATCCGTGGGAGAGTTGTTTAAAGACAAATAA
- a CDS encoding DNA polymerase IV → MKRAVIHIKVSDFPVAVECVLTPSLTGRPVVVGLEAAQRSLAVSVSEEARRQGIYRGMPLEQARRQCRDLIVLPPREELYQRATIAFWEVLQPFTPVIEPLRYGHAYLDMTGSGRLAGYGVDAAARLQREVRDRLRLQAAAGVAVNKLVSKVASEVVIRETKTRLCDVPDGTEARFLAPLIVSYLPDIGKKTRQELLDLNLRLICDVAAIQAEQLQMVFGRRGLLLHQRAHGIDPRPVQPPKRALRVVEPLILETDCNHRGVLLSHLHAMLARAVQRLRRMRRLTGCLVIEVQYSDYKTNRARQRFRAMDTEPELAPALRDLFPRAVTRRVRVRKMTLTLEHLSKPPQQLSLFEPPGDPRIRSISTAVDRIRDRFGDDVIRFGYGERAA, encoded by the coding sequence ATGAAACGAGCAGTCATTCATATCAAGGTCAGTGATTTTCCTGTAGCGGTAGAGTGTGTTTTGACGCCGAGTCTGACCGGCCGGCCGGTGGTGGTCGGGCTTGAGGCGGCCCAGCGCTCTCTGGCGGTATCGGTATCGGAAGAAGCCCGGCGGCAGGGTATATATCGTGGCATGCCGCTGGAACAGGCGCGTCGGCAGTGCCGGGATTTGATCGTACTGCCGCCCCGTGAAGAGCTGTATCAGCGCGCCACAATCGCGTTCTGGGAGGTACTGCAGCCGTTCACGCCGGTGATCGAGCCGCTGCGTTACGGACATGCCTATCTTGATATGACCGGTTCCGGACGTCTGGCCGGGTACGGTGTGGATGCTGCGGCCCGACTGCAGCGCGAGGTGCGCGATCGTCTGCGCCTGCAGGCGGCGGCCGGGGTGGCGGTCAATAAGCTGGTGAGCAAGGTGGCGTCCGAGGTGGTGATCCGGGAAACGAAAACGCGACTGTGCGATGTGCCGGACGGCACGGAAGCGCGCTTTCTGGCGCCCCTGATTGTGAGTTATTTGCCGGACATCGGCAAGAAAACGCGTCAGGAGCTTTTGGACCTGAATCTGCGCCTGATTTGCGATGTGGCCGCCATTCAGGCGGAGCAGCTGCAGATGGTATTCGGACGCCGGGGACTGCTGCTGCATCAGCGGGCGCACGGCATTGATCCCAGGCCGGTGCAGCCGCCCAAACGGGCGTTGCGCGTGGTGGAACCTCTGATTCTGGAAACCGATTGCAATCACCGCGGCGTGCTGCTGTCGCATTTGCACGCCATGCTGGCGCGCGCCGTGCAGCGGCTGCGCCGCATGCGGCGTCTGACCGGCTGTCTGGTGATCGAGGTGCAGTATTCCGATTACAAAACCAACCGCGCCCGGCAGCGTTTTCGGGCCATGGACACCGAACCGGAACTGGCGCCGGCGCTGCGCGATCTGTTTCCGCGCGCCGTCACCCGGCGCGTGCGCGTGCGCAAGATGACTCTGACGCTGGAACACCTGAGCAAACCGCCGCAGCAGCTGTCCCTGTTCGAACCGCCCGGCGACCCGCGTATTCGCAGCATCAGTACGGCTGTGGACCGCATCCGCGACCGGTTCGGCGATGACGTCATCCGGTTTGGATACGGCGAGCGGGCGGCGTGA